Proteins from one Nicotiana tabacum cultivar K326 chromosome 23, ASM71507v2, whole genome shotgun sequence genomic window:
- the LOC142177340 gene encoding uncharacterized protein LOC142177340, with protein MSTFKSAARTFVGCPSMQEMMKKNVMEALADSQYDQPVYFSKAGERESITIDSLTKKSNFLNVSAQQKKLVRCPSKEIKMAQQMVVTCQKFLESAASYDPESTSWMCLAPAKGTESPTSNKWEDVLEMFLDLINCLSEETKLTLEVKKLEVMKEGLYQIRDVLIDKSIGYKETRHQES; from the exons ATGTCTACTTTTAAATCAGCGGCTAGGACATTTGTTGGGTGTCCGTCAATGCaagaaatgatgaagaagaatgtgaTGGAAGCATTAGCTGATTCACAATACGACCAGCCCGTGTATTTTAGTAAAGCTGGCGAGAGGGAATCGATTACCATTGATTCCCTCACAAAAAAGTCAAACTTCTTGAATGTGTCTGCTCAACAAAAGAAGCTTGTCAG GTGTCCGAGTAAAGAAATTAAAATGGCGCAGCAAATGGTTGTAACTTGTCAAAAGTTTTTAGAAAGTGCCGCTTCTTATGACCCTGAATCCACTTCATGGATGTGCCTCGCACCTGCCAAAGGCACGGAGTCACCCACTTCTAACAAGTGGGAAGATGTTCTTGAAATGTTTCTCGACCTTATTAATTGCTTGAGTGAAGAGACAAAATTAACTTTGGAGGTTAAGAAGCTTGAGGTCATGAAAGAAGGGCTTTATCAGATTAGGGATGTTCTGATAGACAAAAGCATTGGATATAAGGAAACTCGCCACCAGGAGAGTTAA